In a genomic window of Carettochelys insculpta isolate YL-2023 chromosome 19, ASM3395843v1, whole genome shotgun sequence:
- the RTN4RL1 gene encoding reticulon-4 receptor-like 1, whose product MATNVSWNRSSVELLLMLLGFEVHFTACCPIDCVCYPSPMTVSCQAHNFASIPEGIPENSERIFLQNNQITLLLRGHFSPSTVTLWLYSNNITFIDPDTFDGFINLEELDLGDNRYLRALAAETFQGLGKLHALYLYKCGLSSLPSGIFGGLHNLQYLYLQDNHIEFLQDDIFVDLVNLSHLFLHGNKLWSLHQNTFRGLINLDRLLIHQNQLQWVHRRAFHDLRRLTTLFLFNNSLSELQGECLAHLGALEFLRLNGNPWSCDCKSRSLWDWLRRFRGSSSSVICESPEQMHGKDLKVLKAEDYRNCSGSESLHQIKTHTLSTADRGRSKDHHSHHSSKEKGKERGVEQSLHDSHPAAPPGSRPGYRKPSKNCTSHKSRHRTSKPVSLGPGKSFHELQDYVPDYQHKFSFGMMPTAPPKRKGKCTRRTPIRPPSGVQQAAGSSVIRASLLVFVMVLVVIIR is encoded by the exons ATGGCGACGAATGTGTCATGGAACA GGAGTTCTGTGGAgctgctcctgatgctgctgGGATTTGAGGTTCACTTCACAGCCTGCTGCCCTATTGACTGTGTGTGTTACCCATCACCTATGACTGTCAGCTGCCAAGCCCACAACTTTGCCTCAATTCCAGAGGGAATACCAGAAAACAGTGAGAGGATTTTTCTCCAGAATAACCAAATCACATTGCTTCTACGAGGTCACTTTAGCCCATCCACAGTCACCTTGTGGCTCTATTCCAATAACATCACCTTCATAGACCCAGACACCTTTGATGGGTTCATTAATCTGGAAGAGCTGGATTTAGGGGACAATCGCTATTTAAGGGCTTTAGCAGCTGAGACattccaggggctggggaagcttCACGCCCTGTATCTGTACAAATGTGGGTTGAGCTCTTTACCCAGTGGGATTTTTGGTGGCCTCCACAATCTACAATATCTTTATCTACAAGATAACCATATAGAGTTCCTTCAGGATGACATTTTTGTTGACCTGGTCAACCTCAGCCATCTTTTTCTCCATGGAAACAAGCTGTGGAGCCTTCATCAGAACACATTTAGGGGACTAATCAACTTGGACAGGTTACTCATCCATCAAAATCAACTCCAGTGGGTCCACAGACGTGCTTTCCATGATCTCCGAAGACTGACCACCCTTTTCCTGTTCAACAACAGCCTCTCCGAGCTCCAGGGAGAATGCCTCGCccacctgggagccctggagtTTCTCAGGCTGAATGGCAACCCTTGGAGCTGTGACTGCaaatccaggtcactctgggacTGGCTGCGCAGATTCAGGGGCTCAAGTTCCAGTGTGATCTGTGAGTCTCCTGAGCAGATGCATGGCAAGGACCTAAAGGTGTTAAAAGCAGAGGACTACAGGAACTGTTCTGGGTCTGAGTCCCTCCACCAGATCAAAACACACACTCTCTCCACGGCAGACAGAGGACGCTCCAAAGACCACCACTCTCACCACTCCTCCAAGGAGAAGGGTAAAGAGCGAGGGGTCGAGCAAAGCTTACATGACAGTCACCCAGCAGCACCTCCCGGTTCACGCCCCGGTTACAGGAAGCCCAGCAAGAACTGCACCAGCCACAAAAGCCGCCACCGAACCTCGAAACCAGTGTCTCTGGGGCCAGGGAAAAGCTTTCATGAGCTTCAGGACTACGTGCCTGATTACCAGCACAAATTCAGCTTTGGCATGATGCCGACAGCACCACCCAAGCGGAAGGGTAAATGCACCCGACGGACACCCATCAGGCCCCCCAGTGgagtgcagcaggcagctgggagctcggTCATCAGGGCCTCTCTTCTAGTTTTTGTAATGGTATTAGTGGTCATAATACGCTGA